The sequence CGGTCGTCATCCACGATTACACGGTCGACCGCGTTACGGATGGCACGGGGGCGGTGAAGGATTTTACGCTCCAAGAGTTGAAAAGATTGAAGGTGCACGGGAAAGAAGAAATTCCGACGCTTCGCGAAGCGCTCGAGCTTGCGAAGGGAAGGGCGATCGTGAGCGTGGAGCTGAAGCAGGCGGGGGACCTGTACCCGGGGCTGGAAGAGAAAACGCTTCGGGTCATCGAAGAGCTGGGGATGCGGGAACATGTGTATCTGCTGTCGTTCGACCATTACTCCATCACGAGGGTGAGGGAGCTGGATTGGCACATTCCGGCCGGCATCACGATCTCTGCGGCAAGTCCTTTCTTGTTCGAAGCGATCAAAGCGTGGAATCTTCAGTATTTCGCGGCGCCGACCCGCTACATAACTCCTGCGTTCGTACAGCGGGCGGAGGAGGCAGGTGTCCAGTTGATCGTTTGGCCGGCGGACACGCTCGCGGAGATGGAGAAGCTCCGGGCGTATCCTTCCTTATTAGCGACGACGAACGAGCTGGAGAAATGGCAACACTATTGCGCTGAGCATGGGATGAACCAAGCGACGATGATTTCCGGTTAAAGGTGGACGACGATGAGAATTTCCAAAAGCGATGGGCAGCAAGCGAAACGGGTATTTTTGGAACGTATTGCCAGAATGTATTACATCTTGGAGCTTAGCCAGCAGGAAATCGCAGATCAGTTGAATATCGGCCGCTCTTCGGTAGCCAGATTTTTAGCCGAGGCCAAGGCGGCCGGCATCGTGCAAATTTCGATCGCATCCAATCTGGAGAGCTGGAGAAACACGGAGCGCGAGACGGAGCTGTCCGAACTGTATCGGCTGAAGGAATGCGTCGTTCTGCAAGCGGACGGGCGGTCCGGGTATTCGTTCGAAGCGCTCGCGAGCATGTATTTGAATACGGTGCTTCCTGTCAGGGGGATGGTGGGGCTCGGATGGGGCAGAACCGTGTATAATGTAGGGACGCAGCTACACCTGTGCGACGAACGGCCGGAGCTGACCATCGTCCAGCTGTCGGGGGGATTGGGGGCGAAAGAGGAGATCATTCCGGCAACGACTGTCATCCAGCAATGGTGCAGCGCCTTGCGCAGCCGTCCGCGTCTCCTTCCGGCGCCTGCGATCGTGACCTCCGCGCAGCGCAAACGGGATTTCGTAGAAGACCCGAGCATCGGGGAAACCATAGCACAATTCAGCGAGATCCATGCGGCTGTCGTCGGCATCGGGCACAAAGGTCCGGATGCGACGGTACGCTTGGCGAAGCTCGCGACAGATCTGGAGGACGATCTGGAGCGTTCGGCATGCGTCGGCGATATTATTTTTCACTTTTACGACAAGACGGGAAAATTTGCGTTCCCCGCCCTCAGCGAGAGGGTGATCGGAGCTGCGCCGGAACAATTTTTACGAATCGCGCTTCGTATCGGCATCGCCCGAGGGGCGGATAAGGCCGAGGCGATTCGAGGGGCGTTGGCCGGCGAATTGGTTCACATATTAATAACGGACGAGGAAACCGCGAATCTGCTTGATTAGCGTCCTCGCGTTCCGCGTAAGGCCGTTCGGTGAAACCGAACGGTCTTTTTATTGTCGACGCTCGCCTAGCTTCTTTACAAAATTTCAATTTCTAGTTAACACAAAATGCAAGTTTCCGGTGAGGAGTAGTGATAGAATATCAACATCTTGAGCATATGTTATTAAAATGGACAAATGTCCAATAAAAGTATTTTTAGGGGGGAGTAGTGGCTGACCGTCTCAGCAAGAACACGAAGCGGGAATACGGGATTTGCTCTTCGTACGATCCGAGATTCTGTAACTGTAATTGAAGCATATTAGTAGGAGTGTGAAGGAGATATGAAAAAATGGTTGGCGGGTTTGTTGTCGCTGACAATGGTTCTATCGTTGTTGGGTACAAGCGGGCTTTTCGTTCCGAAAGTGCTTGCCGACGGTTCCTCCCCGCTGGTAATCAGCGAAGTGTACCCGGACGACCGTTCCAACAGCGGAACGATTGAAGGAGCCGGTTCGAACGATTTATTCGAGTTTATCGAAATATACAACCGGTCGCACGATGCGATCAATTTCAATGAGTCTTATAAAATTCGGTACGATTACAAGACGAACATTAAAGACTTAAGCGTTACGGATACGGTATATGCGGATGCCCCCGTCGTCATCCCAGCGCATAGTCCGGCTGTACTGTGGGTGGAGCGGACGAACGCGTCGATTACGGGCGAAGCAAAATTGCTCGATGAAGCGGATTTTCGGGCATATCACGGCGTGCCGGACAATGTTCCTGTTTTTAAGTTAAAGGGGCAAGACGGGCTGGCGAATGCCGACAGAGGTTTCTACTTGACGGACAAGTCGGATCACAATACGGTATACAGCCATGTGCACTATACATCCGACGACGTCGGCGACGGCAAAAGCTTGCATTTGAAAATGCCGACCGATGGTAGAGCGACCATGGCTGCATACGCGCAGAAAGCGGAACCGACGGCAGGAAGGGTGGACGCCGAGCAATGGGCGGAGCCGGCAGGAAACCAAGCGCCATCAATCGCCCATGTGCCGGCAACGGCGGCGCCGGCCGGGGCCGCGTTAACGATCGAAGCGACGGTAACGGAGGCGGACAGCGATGCGCTCGCCGTCAAACTATTTTACCGAACTGTCCCATCGGAACCGTACGTCGAAGCGGCCATGACGGCGGACGAGGAAGCCGGCCGTTATACGTACCAAATTCCGGCCGAGTCGGTCACGGGAGATCGAATCTATTACTATATCGAAGCGAGCGACGGGGAACGTACGACGCGTTCGGTCGATTACGAAACGGAACTCGTGAACGGCTCGGCGCCGGCGGAAGCCCCCTCCGTATTGATCACGGAAATCGTGCCGAACCCGGCGGGCGACTTCCGCAAAGGCAGCGGCAACCAATACGAGTATGTAGAGATTTATAACAACTCGAACAAAACACTAGATTTGCAAGGATATACGTTATGGTATTTGTATCCGAGCGGCAATCCGAAAAAATGGGTCATTCCTGTCAACACGAATATCGAACCGTACACGACCGCCGTCATTTGGTTCGCGAAGGAAGCGATTGCGGACGGTTACGCGACCGCAGGCGATTTTAATCTGCATTATCATTCGTCCCTTGCGGCTGAGGATATCATCGTATACGACAACAGCGCGAGTACGGAATTTAATTTGCCGAATTCTTTGCATCGGGGCGTCGGTCTATCGACGTCGAGCAACCCTGACGAAATCATTGCCGAGGCGTGGTATGACGCAAGCTCGGCCGGCAGCCCTGACCGTATGGTGAGCGAGGTGCGCAACTCCGCCATTCGCTATAGCTATCCTCTGTCCGGCACCGAAATGCGGCGGATGGATGTCAGAACGTATGCGAACCCGGGCAGCATCGACCCGGGACAAGTGCCCGCCGTCGAGGGCGTCGATATGCTCGCTCCGACGTTGCAGCACGACGCCGTAACAGGTGCGGCGGTCAACCATCCCGTTACGTTCACGGTATCGAGCGACGAACCGCTCGACACGGTTACAATGCGTTACGGTCCGGCGGCGGAACCAACGAACGCATCGTTAGTATTCGGCGCGTCGTTGACGCTCAAAAGCTCCGATTCCGGAACTTATGTGTACGAAGGTACCTTTCCGTTCGATGCTGCCGGGACGTACCGTTACGTGATCGAAGGCGCGGACGCCGCAGGCAACCGGACGAGCATTCCGTACAATTCCCGCGGTTACGTGATTGAAGTCAGCCAAACGCCGCAGGAAGGCGGCGTGCCTCGCATTTTGATTACCGAGCTGGTGCCGAACCCGGCGGGCGACTTCCGTTACGGAAGCGGCAACCAGTATGAATATCTAGAGTTGTATAATAACTCTTCTGAGACGCTCGATTTGCAAGGATATACGCTCTGGTACCTGTATCCGGACTCCGCAAACACGAAAAAATGGGTTATTCCGGAGTCCACTGCAATCGAGCCCTACAGCACCGCCGTGATTTGGTTCGCGAAAGAGGCAATTTCGAACGGGAGCGGGTACACAACGACCGCCGATTTTAATTTGCATTATAACTCGACGCTTACGGATGAAGACATTATATTTTACGATAATTCGGCTAGCTCCGACTTTAATTTGCCTAACTCGCTGCACCGGGGCTTCGCTATTTCCAGCGCCGCGAACCCGGAAAAGCGCATTGTGGAGGCGTGGTACGACGCTTCGTCGGCGACGAGTCCGGAAGGTCTCGTAAGCAACTACCGGAATTCCGCCGTCCGGTATGCGTATCCGACCGAAGGGAACGGGATGCAAAGGCTGGGCGTTCGCCTATACGCCAACCCCGGCAGCATCGATCCGGATCAAGTGCCGCCCGTAGAAGGCGTTGACATGGTCGCTCCGACGATCCGACACGAACAGTCGGCTTACCAGGCGGCGGCCGGCAAGCCGTTCGCGATCACGCTTAAGAGTGACGAGCCGCTGGCAAGCGCTACCGTGTTGTACGGAGCGGATACGGAAACCGGCATCGTTGAATATACGGAAAGCGCTCCGCTGACTTTAGTCGCCAGCGAAGCAGGCAGCTACACGTACGAAAGCAGCGTCGTATTCTCCGCGAACGGAGCATACCGCTATGTCATCGAAGCCGTGGATGGAAGCGGCAATCGCACGCGTGTGCCGTACAATAGCCGCGGCGCACTGGTGACGGTGAACGAAACAGGATATGAACCCGAACTGCCGCCAACCGGTCTGTCGGTCGCGTCCGGCGAAATGATGAAAGGGGTCAAAAGCTTCTTTGCTCATGCCCAGTCGGCGGACGAAGCGGTCGAAGTTTATTTTGAAAACGACGCGCTCCAGCTGCGGCCGGCGCTACCGGGAACGGTGCGGTTCAACCTGCAGACGCGGGGCATCGACCAAATCTATCAATCGATGTTTGCCGCGCAATCGCCATCCGGAGTCAAGACGTTTTTGGACCGATTGCTGCCGAAGTATCAAAGCAACGCTTGGAGCGAGTACGACATTCCGGCGGACTATTTTGTCGCGGGAACGACGATTTCGATTCACGCCGGCAACGAAAACGCTCCTTATATAGTAAGCAAGCACGATCAATATTTCGGAAATAACAACCATGACGATTTCGAAGTGAAAAACTTACATTTGATTCTGGCGGACGGTACGACGGTGAAGCCGGATCAAATCAATAACCATCTCGGGAATATGACGCAAACGACGGTCGTTTACAGGGAAGACACCTACTTCTCGTTCGGCGATGCGAATTACGGGAGTAACTCGAACAAGCCGTTGATCAGCGAGTTCCATTTCCCGATTCCGCAAGAGAAATTTACGTCGAGGTACGCGGAAATCGATACCAAGGCGTATGCGGACGGGGTGTATACCGTTACGATGCGCGTCGGGGACGAGACGATTGACACGAAGCAAGTGACGATCGATAATACGTCTCCCGTCATCCAAGGCATCCGATCCGGCGAAGGAAAATGGGTAGATCCTTCCGTGCCGTTGAAAGGCGAGATCACACTCGAAGCGGAAGCGACGGATAATTTGACCGGCATCGCGAGAACCGAGAGCACGCTTGACGGGAAAGCCATCGAACTGCCCTATAAGACATCGTCGACGAAGCTTACGCCGGGCGCGCATGTGCTGAAGGTGACGGTGTACGACGGCGCGGGCAACAGCACCGCTTTGGAGCGAACGTTCAGCGTCGTCGATGAGAAGCCGCTGCCGCCGTCCGACATCGTGCCGCAGGACAAATCGACCGGCATCGGACGGAACTTAACGATCGGTGCCACGTTACGCGATCCGACCGGAGATGCGATGAATGTCGTCTTCCATAAAGGCGATACGTTCGATTATGCGCGCAAGGAAGGCGGCGTAACAGGCTACGTATACGCTGCGGATCGCGAGCCGCCGCTGACGGTGTCGCTCGACGGGGAAGCGGCGATGGGGGAAGCCGAACAGACGCTGCTCTCCGAGATCGACGGGAAATATTTGACGACCGATACGGAGATCGGGTTCCCGTATCACCGGTTCGAAGTCGAGGTCGGCCATTCCTTCGCCGAGGGCGATGCAATCGAATTGCATTGGAGTGGACGTACGCTGCCGGGCCGCATCGTGACGTTGTACGCTTGGGATCATACTGTCTCGAAGTGGACCGCGCTTTCGTCCGCGACCGGCGACGAGGAGGAACGCGACATCGCGCTCCGCGCGGAAATCGCTCCTGCGCGATACGTGAAGGACGGAAAAGTGCAAGCGATGGTGCAGGACGAGGTGCGAGGGGCGAACGATCCGTTCACTGTGCTGTGGTTTACTGATACGCAATATTACGCCGAATCGTATCCTCACATTTTCGACCGGTTGGGCGATTGGATCGTGGAGCAATACGGACAAGGCGCGTTCCAGTACGCGATCCATACCGGCGACCTCGTCAACGTAGCGAACGACGAAGCGCAGTGGGCAGTTGCGGACCGCAACTTGCGCAAGCTTGACGAAGCCGGGGTGCCGTATGGCGTTCTGGCGGGCAACCACGACGTCATTATCGAAGGAGTCGACTACTCCTATTACGGCAAATACGTCGGGGCGGACCGCTACGACGATAATCCGTGGTATGGCGGTCAGATGGACAATAACCGGAACCATTACGATTTGTTCTCGTTCGGCGGACATGACTTCGTATTCCTCTACATCGGCTTCGGCTTGGAGGATACGCCGGAAACGATCGCGTGGGCCAATGAAGTATTGGCGAAACATGCGGACCGCATCGCGGTCGTCGGCATGCACGCGTATCTCGAGACGAACGGAACGCTGTCGAACATGGCGCAAAGCGTATTCGATCAAGTGATCGCGCCGAATAAGAACGTGCAGTTAGTGTTGAGCGGTCACTACCACGCGGCCAACCGGGTCGTAAAAACGGTTCAACATGAAGACGGAACGAGCCGTCAAGTGATCCAAATGTTAGCGGATTACCAAGGCGGTCCGAACGGAGGAGACGGATACGTGCGGTTGCTGCGTTTCGACCCGGTTTCGCAAACGTTGGACGTTGATACGTACTCGCCTTATTTGGACGATTATAACTTCTTCGAAGACGGAACGGACGACTTTACCGAACCGTTCGCGTTCCGGGACATTACGAAGCGCGTGGCAACCGATTATTTCGGCGTGCACGTGTACCGAAGCGATGTCATCGGTCGAGCGGACGGCGTAGCGTCCGGTTCGGCAGCGTCCGTCGTATGGCCGGAATTGGCGCCGGAAACGGAATATTTCTGGTATATGCGAATCACGGATGAGTACGGCGCAAGTCTTCGCAGCGAGGTGTACCGTTTTACCACGGAAGCATCCGCGGATGGCGGGGATGGCCATAACGGAGGCAACGACGGCAATAACGGCGGAGGCAACGACGGCAATAACGGCGGAGGCAACGACGGCAATAACGGCGGAGGCAACGACGGCAATAACAGTGGAGGCAACGACGGCAATAACGGCGGAGGCAACGACGGCAATAACAGTGGAGGCAACGACGGCAATAACAGTGGAGGCAACGACGGCAATAATGGCGGAGGTAATAACCGTAACGACACAGCAACAGTGCCGCCGGTTGCTGCGGGGGTCATCCGCGCAAACGTAAAAATCGACGCCGGCAAAGCGGTCGTCGCCTTGGGCGAGGCGAACTTATCCGCAGCGATGAACCGCGCACAAGCAGATGCGAACGGCATCAAGACGATCAGAATCGAAGCGGACTTCGGCGACGTCGCCGACTGGAAGAACGGCATTGAGCTTTCAATACCGGCTTCGTATTTGGCTGCGTCGTCGGAAACGTATCGTTTGGCATTCATTTCGCCGCTCGGTAACGTAACTTTACCGTCCAATATGTTAGATAACGATGAGTGGTCTGAGGGTTCTTTATCGCTGAGCATCGTTCCGTCCGATCCGAGCGCAATGCCGGCAGAAGTGCGTGCCGGCGTCGGCAGTAGACCGATGCTGGATATCGAATTGGTGAAGGCAGACGGGGAGGTTATCGAATGGTCGAACGACGACGCATCCGTTGAAATATCGATTCCGTATACGCCGTCTGCCGGCGAACGCGCCAACCGACTGGTCGTCTGGTATATCGACGAGCAGGGAAGCATCTTCCCGATCGTCGGCGGTAAATTTGATGCGACGACCCAATCGATGACGTTCGCAACGACGCATTTCAGCCGCTTTGCTATCGCGTATCGCGACGTCCGGTTCTCCGACGTAACCGAGACGGCTTGGCATGCCGAAGCGATCGAGTATCTCGCCGCAAGGGAAATTGTCAACGGAGCGGGAGACGGTCGATTCCTTCCGGAACGGGCAGTCACGCGAGCGGAGTTCCTCGTCATGGCGATGAACGCGTTCGGGATCGGCGCGGACGAAACCGCGGCGGATAATTTCGCCGATGCGGGCAATCAGTATTACACGCCTTACCTTGCCGCCGCGAAGCGGTTGGGACTCGTGAACGGCCTAGGAGACAACCGATTCGCGCCGGAAGCCGGCATCACGCGGCAAGATATGGCGGTCATGTTGTATCGGATATCGAAGGCGGCAAACGTCAAATTGCCTTCTGCAG is a genomic window of Paenibacillus sp. containing:
- a CDS encoding S-layer homology domain-containing protein; protein product: MKKWLAGLLSLTMVLSLLGTSGLFVPKVLADGSSPLVISEVYPDDRSNSGTIEGAGSNDLFEFIEIYNRSHDAINFNESYKIRYDYKTNIKDLSVTDTVYADAPVVIPAHSPAVLWVERTNASITGEAKLLDEADFRAYHGVPDNVPVFKLKGQDGLANADRGFYLTDKSDHNTVYSHVHYTSDDVGDGKSLHLKMPTDGRATMAAYAQKAEPTAGRVDAEQWAEPAGNQAPSIAHVPATAAPAGAALTIEATVTEADSDALAVKLFYRTVPSEPYVEAAMTADEEAGRYTYQIPAESVTGDRIYYYIEASDGERTTRSVDYETELVNGSAPAEAPSVLITEIVPNPAGDFRKGSGNQYEYVEIYNNSNKTLDLQGYTLWYLYPSGNPKKWVIPVNTNIEPYTTAVIWFAKEAIADGYATAGDFNLHYHSSLAAEDIIVYDNSASTEFNLPNSLHRGVGLSTSSNPDEIIAEAWYDASSAGSPDRMVSEVRNSAIRYSYPLSGTEMRRMDVRTYANPGSIDPGQVPAVEGVDMLAPTLQHDAVTGAAVNHPVTFTVSSDEPLDTVTMRYGPAAEPTNASLVFGASLTLKSSDSGTYVYEGTFPFDAAGTYRYVIEGADAAGNRTSIPYNSRGYVIEVSQTPQEGGVPRILITELVPNPAGDFRYGSGNQYEYLELYNNSSETLDLQGYTLWYLYPDSANTKKWVIPESTAIEPYSTAVIWFAKEAISNGSGYTTTADFNLHYNSTLTDEDIIFYDNSASSDFNLPNSLHRGFAISSAANPEKRIVEAWYDASSATSPEGLVSNYRNSAVRYAYPTEGNGMQRLGVRLYANPGSIDPDQVPPVEGVDMVAPTIRHEQSAYQAAAGKPFAITLKSDEPLASATVLYGADTETGIVEYTESAPLTLVASEAGSYTYESSVVFSANGAYRYVIEAVDGSGNRTRVPYNSRGALVTVNETGYEPELPPTGLSVASGEMMKGVKSFFAHAQSADEAVEVYFENDALQLRPALPGTVRFNLQTRGIDQIYQSMFAAQSPSGVKTFLDRLLPKYQSNAWSEYDIPADYFVAGTTISIHAGNENAPYIVSKHDQYFGNNNHDDFEVKNLHLILADGTTVKPDQINNHLGNMTQTTVVYREDTYFSFGDANYGSNSNKPLISEFHFPIPQEKFTSRYAEIDTKAYADGVYTVTMRVGDETIDTKQVTIDNTSPVIQGIRSGEGKWVDPSVPLKGEITLEAEATDNLTGIARTESTLDGKAIELPYKTSSTKLTPGAHVLKVTVYDGAGNSTALERTFSVVDEKPLPPSDIVPQDKSTGIGRNLTIGATLRDPTGDAMNVVFHKGDTFDYARKEGGVTGYVYAADREPPLTVSLDGEAAMGEAEQTLLSEIDGKYLTTDTEIGFPYHRFEVEVGHSFAEGDAIELHWSGRTLPGRIVTLYAWDHTVSKWTALSSATGDEEERDIALRAEIAPARYVKDGKVQAMVQDEVRGANDPFTVLWFTDTQYYAESYPHIFDRLGDWIVEQYGQGAFQYAIHTGDLVNVANDEAQWAVADRNLRKLDEAGVPYGVLAGNHDVIIEGVDYSYYGKYVGADRYDDNPWYGGQMDNNRNHYDLFSFGGHDFVFLYIGFGLEDTPETIAWANEVLAKHADRIAVVGMHAYLETNGTLSNMAQSVFDQVIAPNKNVQLVLSGHYHAANRVVKTVQHEDGTSRQVIQMLADYQGGPNGGDGYVRLLRFDPVSQTLDVDTYSPYLDDYNFFEDGTDDFTEPFAFRDITKRVATDYFGVHVYRSDVIGRADGVASGSAASVVWPELAPETEYFWYMRITDEYGASLRSEVYRFTTEASADGGDGHNGGNDGNNGGGNDGNNGGGNDGNNGGGNDGNNSGGNDGNNGGGNDGNNSGGNDGNNSGGNDGNNGGGNNRNDTATVPPVAAGVIRANVKIDAGKAVVALGEANLSAAMNRAQADANGIKTIRIEADFGDVADWKNGIELSIPASYLAASSETYRLAFISPLGNVTLPSNMLDNDEWSEGSLSLSIVPSDPSAMPAEVRAGVGSRPMLDIELVKADGEVIEWSNDDASVEISIPYTPSAGERANRLVVWYIDEQGSIFPIVGGKFDATTQSMTFATTHFSRFAIAYRDVRFSDVTETAWHAEAIEYLAAREIVNGAGDGRFLPERAVTRAEFLVMAMNAFGIGADETAADNFADAGNQYYTPYLAAAKRLGLVNGLGDNRFAPEAGITRQDMAVMLYRISKAANVKLPSAENRGSLNGFSDAAEVADYATEAMNAFLRTGIVRGVGQGLLAPNGETSRAMAAQIIYNVVSK
- a CDS encoding glycerophosphodiester phosphodiesterase — encoded protein: MNTFRAVAHRGYPVRYPENTLSSFEAALQLNYAYLELDVQLSKDGVPVVIHDYTVDRVTDGTGAVKDFTLQELKRLKVHGKEEIPTLREALELAKGRAIVSVELKQAGDLYPGLEEKTLRVIEELGMREHVYLLSFDHYSITRVRELDWHIPAGITISAASPFLFEAIKAWNLQYFAAPTRYITPAFVQRAEEAGVQLIVWPADTLAEMEKLRAYPSLLATTNELEKWQHYCAEHGMNQATMISG
- a CDS encoding sugar-binding transcriptional regulator encodes the protein MRISKSDGQQAKRVFLERIARMYYILELSQQEIADQLNIGRSSVARFLAEAKAAGIVQISIASNLESWRNTERETELSELYRLKECVVLQADGRSGYSFEALASMYLNTVLPVRGMVGLGWGRTVYNVGTQLHLCDERPELTIVQLSGGLGAKEEIIPATTVIQQWCSALRSRPRLLPAPAIVTSAQRKRDFVEDPSIGETIAQFSEIHAAVVGIGHKGPDATVRLAKLATDLEDDLERSACVGDIIFHFYDKTGKFAFPALSERVIGAAPEQFLRIALRIGIARGADKAEAIRGALAGELVHILITDEETANLLD